The Streptomyces sp. WZ-12 genome segment GGTGCCGGAGGCCGCGTCGAAGGTGTAGGGGGCGCCCACCCGCTTGCGCAGCGCCTCGGCCTCCCACCAGGTCCGGTGCGTGGCGCGCCGGCCGCTGCCGGGCACCCAGTCCCAGCCGTAGCCCGGGAAGGCCAACTCGATCCGGTCGCGGGGGATGTCGGCGGTGGCCTGTCGCAGGATCTGCGCGTACCAGTCCTTCGAGGACAACGGTCCCGGCTCGCCCATGGACCAGTGCAGGTCGTAGCCCATGTACCGCACGGTGTCGGCGAGCGCGCCCAACCGGCCGTAGTCGAAGGCCGGGTGCGAGGGCATCACCGTCACCACGCACGTCTTGCCGCGCCGGTGCAGCCGGGCGCAGAGCTCGCCGACGAGCGCGACGTAGCCGCTGCGCACCCGTTCCCGGGTCGCCGCGTCCCCGGTGACGGCCATGGTTTCGTAGTCCAGGTCGATGCCGTCGTAGTCCTGGCTGCGGACCACCGCCAGCAGCGCGTCGACGTGGGCCCGGCGGCGGGTCGGGTCGTGCAGCAGGGCCGCCATGGTCGGGGCGTCCGGCGTCTCGGTCACCGTCGGCACGACGGCGAGGCCGGCGCGGCGCAGCCCCGCCACGAAGTCCGGCCGGACGGCGCCGGGTCGGCCGGTGACCGCGCGCCCGGAGGTGGTCTCGTACCAGAAGGGGCTGACGGTGCGTAGCTGATCGGCGTGCGCCAGCGCGTCCCGGTAGGCACCGTCGACGTCGCCCCAGAACGGCAACCAGGCCGACATCCGCGGCCGCCGCTCGCCCGGCCGGGCCGCCCCGACCGCCGCGGACGACGGCACCGCGCCCGCCACCAACACCGCGGCCAACAGCCACGCCCCGCCGGACCGCCCCAGGAACCGCCATCCTCGTCTCATCTCCCGAGCGTGGCCCGGGGCGGCGACCGGTGCGCCGCCTACGGGGCCGAATGGCGGGCCGGGTGGGCCCGTTGGGGAGGCCCTCGGCGTATTGCCCCGCACCGTCGCCGTCGAGCGGGCGACGGAGTCGGTGGGCCGCCGGTCAGGCGGTGGCGGGGGCCGCGGTGTGGTCGTCCGGGTGGGACTGGTCGATCCAGCCGGCGGCCAGGGCCTCGGCGAGCGAGAAGCGGTCGTGGGCGAGGGCGGCACAGGTGGCGGCGGTCATGCGCAGGGCGGTGTCGGGGTGGGGGGCGGGGCCGTCGGCGTAGTGGCCGGCGGTCGGGTCGTCCGGGTCCAGGACGATGTGGAAGGCGCCCTCGTCCAGGGCGATGTCGATGACCCGCACCGGTGCGTCGGCGAAGTACCGGGCGAGGCGGGCCAGAAGTGGGACGGCGAACCAGTGGGCGCGGACCGCGTCGGTGGGGCGCTGCTCGTCGAGCGCGGGGGCGCCCCAGTCGGCGAGCGCGGCGAGGACGGGGAGCAACGCCCGGCCGCGCGCGGTGAGTTCGTAGACCGAGGCGGTGCCGGGCCGGGGGAGCCGGCGGCGGGTCAACAGGTCGTCGCGCTCCATGTCCTTCAGGCGGGAGGCGAGCATGTCCGTACTGACGCCCGGGAGGTCGGCGTGGAGGTCGGTGTAGCGCCGGGGGCCGCCGAGCAGCTCCCGGGCGATCAGCAGCGTCCACCGGTCGCCCACGGCGTCCAGGGCCCGGGCGACGGCGCAGTACTGGTCATAACTTCGGCGCGGCATGACACCAGCATAGACATGTGATTGGATTTTCCAAGTGAGAAATTGGGAAAACCAAGTACGGTGTCGAGTGCTACCGCGACCGGCGGTGGGCGCAGGAAGTGGGAGGCCGCCGCATGCAGTTCAAGCAGTCCAGCAAGATGTCCGACGTCTGCTACGAGATCCGCGGGCCGGTGATCGAGCACGCGGACGCGCTGGAGGAGGCCGGCCACAGCGTGCTGCGGCTGAACACCGGCAACCCGGCGCTGTTC includes the following:
- a CDS encoding glycosyl hydrolase family 18 protein, with amino-acid sequence MRRGWRFLGRSGGAWLLAAVLVAGAVPSSAAVGAARPGERRPRMSAWLPFWGDVDGAYRDALAHADQLRTVSPFWYETTSGRAVTGRPGAVRPDFVAGLRRAGLAVVPTVTETPDAPTMAALLHDPTRRRAHVDALLAVVRSQDYDGIDLDYETMAVTGDAATRERVRSGYVALVGELCARLHRRGKTCVVTVMPSHPAFDYGRLGALADTVRYMGYDLHWSMGEPGPLSSKDWYAQILRQATADIPRDRIELAFPGYGWDWVPGSGRRATHRTWWEAEALRKRVGAPYTFDAASGTPHFSYEQGGAHHEVWYQDARGVRAQLPLLAAYGVRGRGLWALGFEDPGVWEVFRGE
- a CDS encoding winged helix-turn-helix transcriptional regulator, which produces MPRRSYDQYCAVARALDAVGDRWTLLIARELLGGPRRYTDLHADLPGVSTDMLASRLKDMERDDLLTRRRLPRPGTASVYELTARGRALLPVLAALADWGAPALDEQRPTDAVRAHWFAVPLLARLARYFADAPVRVIDIALDEGAFHIVLDPDDPTAGHYADGPAPHPDTALRMTAATCAALAHDRFSLAEALAAGWIDQSHPDDHTAAPATA